One segment of Prionailurus bengalensis isolate Pbe53 chromosome D4, Fcat_Pben_1.1_paternal_pri, whole genome shotgun sequence DNA contains the following:
- the SPAAR gene encoding small regulatory polypeptide of amino acid response, whose amino-acid sequence METAVIGVVAVLFVVTVAITCILCCFSCDSRTQDPQGGPGHSFTVATFCQEASFFTGPGHHAQPVVGARDFWTFM is encoded by the coding sequence ATGGAAACAGCAGTGATCGGAGTGGTGGCCGTGCTGTTTGTGGTCACCGTAGCCATCACCTGCATCCTGTGCTGCTTCAGCTGTGACTCAAGGACCCAGGATCCTCAGGGGGGCCCCGGCCACAGCTTTACAGTAGCCACGTTTTGCCAGGAGGCTTCTTTCTTCACGGGGCCAGGTCACCATGCCCAACCAGTGGTGGGTGCCCGGGACTTCTGGACCTTCATGTGA